In Burkholderia sp. NRF60-BP8, a single window of DNA contains:
- a CDS encoding DUF1571 domain-containing protein, with protein sequence MNEGMKRRARHAAAAAVACVLSLAQAGLHAQEQADAASAAPAAALPADLAKVTHEPLAQQARWLRTAAQRGTLAQLDDATLTALFKALDPLAVPLYIRNGPNGYPSYQFTMVRQERINGKWSDTPDRMLVKTTREPLRVYAKWLPGGAHAGQETIYDTTQRKDEMYGHLGGLLGKIPLWTAIDGALARAQSNHQVKDLGTEFIANLYLTEGKKYLEAGVQRPTDVEARTIGGVRVVALTYETPTGRPQFYAKKEVLGLDLHAPYFRTVESYDNDGRIFERIVIEKIAPTPLDDTAFDPKNPDYAF encoded by the coding sequence ATGAACGAAGGAATGAAGCGCCGCGCGCGGCATGCCGCCGCGGCAGCCGTCGCATGCGTGCTGTCGCTCGCGCAGGCGGGCTTGCATGCACAGGAACAGGCCGACGCCGCGAGCGCGGCACCGGCCGCCGCGCTCCCCGCGGATCTCGCGAAGGTCACGCACGAGCCGCTCGCGCAGCAGGCGCGCTGGCTGCGCACGGCGGCCCAGCGCGGCACGCTCGCGCAACTCGACGATGCAACGCTCACGGCGCTCTTCAAGGCGCTCGATCCGCTGGCCGTGCCGCTCTATATCCGTAACGGCCCCAACGGCTATCCGTCTTACCAGTTCACGATGGTGCGCCAGGAGCGCATCAACGGGAAATGGTCCGACACGCCCGACCGCATGCTCGTGAAGACGACCCGCGAGCCGCTGCGCGTGTATGCGAAATGGTTGCCGGGCGGCGCGCATGCCGGACAGGAGACGATCTACGACACGACGCAGCGCAAGGACGAGATGTACGGCCATCTCGGCGGCCTGCTCGGCAAGATTCCGTTATGGACCGCGATCGACGGCGCGCTCGCGCGCGCCCAGTCGAATCACCAGGTGAAGGATCTCGGCACCGAGTTCATCGCGAACCTGTACCTGACCGAAGGGAAGAAATACCTGGAAGCCGGCGTGCAGCGGCCGACCGACGTGGAAGCCAGGACGATCGGCGGCGTGCGCGTCGTCGCGCTCACGTACGAAACGCCGACCGGCCGGCCGCAGTTCTATGCGAAAAAGGAAGTGCTGGGGCTCGACCTGCACGCCCCCTATTTCCGGACCGTCGAGTCCTATGACAACGACGGCAGGATTTTCGAGCGGATCGTCATCGAGAAAATCGCGCCGACACCCCTCGACGACACCGCATTCGACCCGAAAAACCCCGACTACGCGTTCTGA
- a CDS encoding sigma 54-interacting transcriptional regulator gives MRNTPAIEELDLYVWEGKADIVDRVARCMASFDVEVIRADNAAVSPERAAMRRSLAIISVTMIEGGAAFLRDWQANIGMPVVWVGAARDHDASQYPPEYSHILPLDFTCAELRGMIGKLVTQLRAHAAETLQPSELVAHSESMQALLHEVDTFADCDTNVLLHGETGVGKERIAQLLHEKHSRYRHGEFVPVNCGAIPDGLFESLFFGHAKGSFTGAVVAHKGYFEQAAGGTLFLDEVGDLPLYQQVKLLRVLEDGAVLRVGATAPVKVDFRLVAASNKKLPQLVKEGLFRADLYYRLAVIELSIPSLEERGAVDKIALFKSFVAQVVGEERLAELSDLPYWLTDSVADSYFPGNVRELRNLAERVGVTVRQTGGWDAARLQRLIAHARSAAQPVPAESAAEVFVDRSKWDMNERSRVIAALDANGWRRQDTAQQLGISRKVLWEKMRKYQIFDEEPETRESE, from the coding sequence ATGAGAAATACGCCCGCAATCGAAGAGCTCGACCTGTACGTCTGGGAAGGCAAGGCGGACATCGTCGACCGCGTCGCCCGATGCATGGCGAGCTTCGACGTCGAAGTGATCCGCGCCGACAACGCGGCGGTCTCGCCCGAGCGCGCCGCGATGCGGCGGTCGCTGGCGATCATCAGCGTGACGATGATCGAAGGCGGCGCGGCATTCCTGCGCGACTGGCAGGCCAACATCGGCATGCCGGTGGTCTGGGTCGGCGCGGCGCGCGACCACGACGCGTCGCAGTATCCGCCCGAGTATTCGCACATCCTGCCGCTCGACTTCACGTGCGCGGAATTGCGCGGCATGATCGGCAAGCTCGTCACGCAGCTGCGTGCGCACGCGGCCGAAACGTTGCAGCCATCCGAACTCGTCGCGCACTCCGAATCGATGCAGGCGCTGCTGCACGAAGTCGATACGTTCGCCGATTGCGACACCAACGTGCTGCTGCACGGCGAAACCGGCGTCGGCAAGGAGCGCATCGCGCAACTGCTGCACGAAAAGCATTCGCGCTACCGGCACGGCGAATTCGTGCCGGTCAACTGCGGCGCGATTCCGGACGGCCTGTTCGAATCGCTGTTCTTCGGCCATGCGAAAGGGTCGTTCACCGGCGCGGTTGTTGCGCATAAAGGCTATTTCGAACAGGCGGCCGGCGGCACGCTGTTTCTCGACGAAGTCGGCGATCTGCCGCTGTATCAGCAGGTCAAGCTGCTGCGGGTGCTCGAGGACGGCGCGGTGCTGCGGGTCGGCGCGACGGCGCCGGTGAAGGTCGATTTCCGTCTGGTCGCGGCGAGCAACAAGAAGCTGCCGCAGCTCGTCAAGGAAGGGTTGTTCCGCGCCGATCTCTACTACCGGCTCGCGGTGATCGAGCTGAGCATCCCGTCGCTGGAGGAGCGCGGCGCGGTGGACAAGATCGCGCTGTTCAAGTCGTTCGTCGCCCAGGTGGTCGGCGAGGAGCGGCTCGCCGAGTTGTCCGATCTGCCGTACTGGCTCACGGATTCGGTCGCGGACAGCTATTTCCCCGGCAACGTGCGCGAATTGCGCAACCTCGCCGAGCGCGTCGGCGTGACGGTGCGGCAGACGGGCGGCTGGGATGCCGCGCGACTGCAGCGGCTGATCGCGCACGCACGCAGCGCGGCCCAGCCGGTGCCGGCGGAGAGTGCGGCCGAGGTGTTCGTCGATCGCAGCAAGTGGGACATGAACGAGCGCAGCCGCGTGATCGCGGCGCTCGACGCAAACGGTTGGCGGCGTCAGGACACGGCCCAGCAGCTCGGCATCAGCCGTAAGGTATTGTGGGAAAAAATGCGCAAATATCAGATCTTCGACGAAGAGCCCGAGACCCGCGAAAGCGAGTAA
- the hfq gene encoding RNA chaperone Hfq, translating into MANPAESHPQNDFINSARKERKRVEIYLVNGIRLTGCIESFDQYLVMLRTPVGLQGIYKRAISTIQLDTGGSRPGGGPRGPRTGGRPGGREGGGHSPYGSHGGPRESRGDGGYGAREPREGYGSREPREGYGAPREPREPRESYGAPRDTGDASGNAAPSDSRGGNGPVIVTRRRRIVPDGQ; encoded by the coding sequence ATGGCCAATCCCGCAGAATCCCATCCGCAAAACGACTTCATCAATTCGGCACGCAAGGAACGTAAGCGTGTTGAAATCTATCTCGTCAACGGCATTCGTCTGACGGGGTGTATCGAGTCGTTCGACCAGTATCTGGTGATGCTGCGCACCCCCGTGGGTCTGCAAGGCATCTACAAGCGTGCGATTTCCACGATCCAGCTCGACACCGGCGGCTCGCGCCCCGGCGGCGGCCCCCGCGGCCCGCGCACCGGCGGTCGCCCCGGCGGCCGTGAAGGCGGCGGTCACAGCCCGTACGGCTCGCACGGCGGCCCGCGCGAATCGCGCGGCGACGGCGGCTACGGCGCCCGCGAGCCGCGTGAAGGCTACGGCTCGCGCGAACCGCGCGAAGGCTACGGCGCACCGCGTGAACCGCGCGAGCCGCGTGAAAGCTACGGCGCGCCGCGCGACACCGGCGATGCATCCGGCAACGCCGCGCCGTCGGATTCCCGCGGCGGCAACGGGCCGGTCATCGTGACGCGCCGCCGGCGAATCGTGCCGGACGGCCAGTAA
- a CDS encoding DUF2968 domain-containing protein: MSQMTGLRRVGVLLAMMGGMQGAFAQGLAGSDSPAVQQASAPVAAIPVIDSQAQTSIQPQAGETTGPSTVDDLQRQIQAHSLTEMRTSYNGSYGASLLFNVKDGAYFVALFQQKAFWRVIKTYDETRAEAIYRDFSHQAERLAVNELRAAKLESQKAQMDKQIEVTQERARRLQADISIARQQQAAVADRQKSVRSETAALQAQQAQLQSQLRALQQQVRSLQREADAGLPTTAR, from the coding sequence ATGAGCCAAATGACGGGGTTGAGGCGGGTAGGCGTGTTGCTCGCCATGATGGGAGGCATGCAAGGCGCGTTCGCGCAGGGGCTGGCAGGCAGCGATTCGCCGGCGGTGCAGCAGGCGTCGGCGCCGGTGGCCGCGATTCCGGTGATCGATTCGCAGGCGCAGACGTCGATACAGCCGCAGGCCGGCGAGACGACGGGGCCGAGCACGGTCGACGATTTGCAACGCCAGATCCAGGCGCATTCGCTGACGGAAATGCGCACGAGCTACAACGGCAGCTACGGCGCGAGCCTGCTGTTCAACGTCAAGGACGGTGCGTATTTCGTCGCGCTGTTCCAGCAGAAGGCGTTCTGGCGCGTGATCAAGACTTACGACGAAACGCGCGCGGAAGCGATCTATCGCGATTTCTCGCATCAGGCGGAGCGGCTGGCCGTCAACGAACTGCGAGCGGCGAAGCTGGAATCGCAGAAGGCGCAAATGGACAAGCAGATCGAAGTCACGCAGGAGCGCGCGCGGCGGCTGCAGGCGGACATCTCGATCGCGCGCCAGCAGCAGGCTGCGGTGGCGGATCGCCAGAAGAGCGTGCGGAGCGAAACGGCGGCGCTGCAAGCGCAACAGGCGCAGCTGCAGTCGCAATTGCGGGCGTTGCAGCAGCAGGTGCGTTCGCTGCAGCGCGAGGCCGACGCGGGGCTGCCGACGACGGCCCGCTGA